In Ilumatobacter fluminis, the following proteins share a genomic window:
- a CDS encoding phage holin family protein codes for MAEHTTLLRDDELRPGWRQTLGRSVVVVIANALALWLLAAFLDGFVLDDLTSTLIAGLVIGLLNALVWPALAFLVVPLSVLTLGIGAIAVNAFVVGVALDLVPGTHVDDFWTALVITIGLTIVTTIVSRLMAIDDDAWFDEHMAHRARRRRKHATTTEVPGIVFVQVDGVAEVVLRRALASGDAPTLHSWLTRGSHALTSWETQWSSQTGVSQCGILHGSNDGMPAFRWVERSTGTLMVSNRPASAAEIERRHSDGNGLLAHNGSSYGNLFSGDAERAVLTMSGAGRIKEGRIGAGYGRYFARPSNAVRSLVAAVVDFTRDRRAARDQRRRDVQPRIERSIVDSLLRVFTTVISRDVCVNGILADMAEGRAAIYVDLLGYDEVSHHSGTERADTLGVLRDIDRQIGRIERAIRWAPRPYHIVVLSDHGQTQGEPFAHKYGESLEAMVSRLTGRSTAVDPDSEAGKTESTAWFRSARGDDDHELSDGSVTVLGSGGIGLVYLPGKARWTLEQIEERYPDLVAELQAHPGIGFVLVKSSAHGAVVLGPTGRRFLDRPADDPGAVEGDDPLAAYGPSAVRQVSEVDAYEHVADLMINSTYDPETNELPAFEHQVGSHGALGGPQTHPFVMHPVELPMADDTIHSAPELHKVLKGWLAHVGQPVTVRP; via the coding sequence ATGGCCGAGCACACGACACTCCTGCGCGACGACGAACTCCGCCCCGGTTGGCGGCAGACGCTCGGACGCAGCGTCGTCGTCGTCATCGCCAACGCGCTCGCGCTGTGGCTGCTCGCGGCCTTCCTCGACGGCTTCGTCCTCGACGACCTCACCTCGACGCTGATCGCAGGTCTGGTCATCGGCCTCCTCAACGCGCTGGTGTGGCCGGCGCTGGCCTTCCTCGTGGTCCCCCTGTCGGTGCTGACACTCGGGATCGGGGCGATCGCCGTCAATGCGTTCGTCGTCGGGGTCGCGCTCGACCTCGTCCCCGGGACCCACGTCGACGACTTCTGGACCGCGCTCGTGATCACGATCGGCCTCACGATCGTGACGACGATCGTGTCGCGCCTCATGGCGATCGACGACGACGCCTGGTTCGACGAGCACATGGCCCACCGTGCGCGTCGTCGACGCAAGCACGCCACCACGACCGAGGTGCCCGGCATCGTCTTCGTCCAGGTCGACGGCGTCGCCGAGGTCGTGCTGCGACGAGCCCTGGCCTCGGGTGACGCGCCGACGCTGCACTCGTGGCTCACCCGGGGCAGCCACGCGCTGACCTCGTGGGAGACCCAGTGGTCGTCCCAGACCGGCGTCTCCCAGTGCGGCATCCTTCACGGCTCGAACGACGGCATGCCCGCATTCCGTTGGGTCGAGCGATCGACCGGCACGCTGATGGTCTCGAATCGTCCGGCATCCGCCGCCGAGATCGAGCGGCGCCACAGCGACGGCAACGGCCTGCTCGCCCACAACGGGTCGAGCTACGGCAATCTCTTCAGCGGCGACGCCGAGCGGGCCGTCCTCACCATGAGCGGCGCCGGTCGCATCAAGGAGGGCCGCATCGGTGCCGGGTACGGCCGCTACTTCGCCCGCCCGTCGAACGCCGTCCGCAGCCTCGTCGCCGCCGTGGTCGATTTCACACGCGACCGCCGAGCCGCCCGCGACCAACGCCGTCGCGACGTCCAGCCCCGCATCGAACGCAGCATCGTCGACTCGCTCCTCCGCGTGTTCACCACGGTGATCAGCCGCGACGTGTGCGTGAACGGCATCCTCGCCGACATGGCCGAGGGACGAGCGGCGATCTACGTCGACCTGCTCGGCTACGACGAGGTGTCGCACCACTCGGGCACCGAACGGGCCGACACCCTCGGCGTGCTGCGCGACATCGACCGCCAGATCGGCCGCATCGAGCGGGCGATCAGGTGGGCACCACGCCCGTACCACATCGTGGTGCTGTCCGATCACGGCCAGACCCAGGGCGAGCCGTTCGCCCACAAGTACGGCGAGAGCCTCGAAGCAATGGTGTCCCGCCTCACCGGTCGCAGCACCGCCGTCGACCCCGACTCCGAAGCGGGCAAGACCGAGTCGACCGCGTGGTTTCGATCGGCCCGCGGCGACGACGATCACGAGCTGTCCGACGGATCCGTCACCGTGCTCGGGTCGGGCGGCATCGGGCTCGTGTACCTCCCGGGCAAGGCACGCTGGACGCTCGAACAGATCGAGGAGCGCTACCCCGACCTCGTCGCCGAGCTCCAGGCCCATCCCGGCATCGGCTTCGTGCTCGTGAAGTCGTCGGCGCACGGCGCGGTCGTGCTCGGACCGACCGGTCGCCGATTCCTCGACCGCCCCGCTGACGACCCGGGCGCCGTCGAGGGTGACGACCCGCTCGCCGCGTACGGACCGAGTGCGGTGCGTCAGGTGAGCGAGGTCGACGCCTACGAGCACGTCGCCGACCTGATGATCAACTCGACGTACGACCCCGAGACCAACGAGCTGCCGGCGTTCGAGCACCAGGTCGGTTCGCACGGCGCCCTCGGCGGGCCGCAGACCCACCCGTTCGTGATGCACCCGGTCGAGCTCCCGATGGCCGACGACACCATCCACTCGGCCCCCGAACTCCACAAGGTCCTGAAGGGCTGGCTGGCCCACGTCGGCCAACCCGTCACCGTCCGACCCTGA
- the trhA gene encoding PAQR family membrane homeostasis protein TrhA gives MGREQAGAVARPLDDALGTSARPTWRGRLHLVALVFAVPLVTGLAIQSDGGRARAGVIIYAVGLCSTLAVSTTYHRWVHTVRARARWRRLDHATIFALIAGTCSALALTTLNAGRAVAVLIAIWFAASVGAVLKLSHFERASRLGPVVYIAMGWSGVALAPAIWQRGGTLAFVCFVAGGLVYTVGAIGFARRWPTLRPATFSYHEVWHAFTIAAAGLHFATITTLST, from the coding sequence GTGGGCAGGGAGCAGGCAGGAGCGGTCGCCCGACCGCTGGACGACGCGCTGGGCACCTCTGCGCGTCCGACCTGGCGGGGCCGCCTCCACCTCGTTGCGCTGGTGTTCGCCGTTCCGCTGGTCACCGGTCTCGCCATTCAATCGGACGGTGGCCGCGCGCGAGCCGGTGTGATCATCTACGCCGTCGGGCTGTGCTCGACGCTCGCGGTCTCGACGACCTATCACCGATGGGTTCACACGGTTCGAGCGCGAGCGCGCTGGCGGCGACTCGACCATGCCACGATCTTTGCACTGATCGCCGGAACTTGTTCGGCGCTCGCACTCACCACACTGAACGCCGGTCGTGCGGTCGCGGTGTTGATCGCGATCTGGTTCGCCGCATCTGTCGGAGCAGTGCTCAAGCTCAGCCACTTCGAACGTGCCAGCCGACTCGGGCCGGTCGTCTACATCGCAATGGGATGGTCGGGCGTCGCGCTCGCGCCGGCGATCTGGCAGCGGGGCGGCACGCTCGCATTCGTCTGTTTCGTCGCCGGAGGACTCGTCTACACGGTGGGCGCCATCGGCTTCGCTCGCCGATGGCCGACGTTACGTCCGGCGACGTTCTCCTATCACGAGGTGTGGCACGCGTTCACGATCGCGGCGGCCGGACTGCACTTCGCGACGATCACCACCCTGTCCACCTGA
- a CDS encoding Fur family transcriptional regulator has product MSDHHTIARRQMTAAGHMYTRGRQELVDLLTEIGAPATMPMLLERAPKLVQSSLYRNLAVMEEAGLVTRLDVGDTKSYYELSELVTDDHHHHLVCKDCNSVVDVNLSDRAERSIEKSLDSAATEAGFELVDHRIDLIGTCADCKTA; this is encoded by the coding sequence GTGTCGGATCATCACACCATCGCTCGACGTCAGATGACCGCTGCGGGGCACATGTACACCCGTGGCCGACAGGAACTCGTCGACCTCCTGACCGAGATCGGCGCCCCGGCGACGATGCCGATGCTGCTCGAGCGGGCGCCGAAGCTCGTGCAGAGTTCGCTGTACCGGAACCTCGCCGTCATGGAGGAAGCGGGCCTCGTCACCCGGCTCGACGTCGGCGACACGAAGTCGTACTACGAGCTGAGCGAACTGGTCACCGACGACCACCATCACCACCTCGTCTGCAAGGACTGCAACTCGGTGGTCGACGTCAATCTGTCCGACCGTGCGGAACGCAGCATCGAGAAGTCGCTCGACTCGGCCGCCACCGAGGCCGGCTTCGAACTCGTCGATCACCGCATCGACCTGATCGGCACCTGCGCCGACTGCAAGACGGCCTGA
- the aztA gene encoding zinc ABC transporter ATP-binding protein AztA: MSAAAVLTDVHVDYGSIHAVGPLSLEVEAGSSVAIIGPNGSGKSTLLKVIAGVIDPTSGSCETFGATPAIVLQSTDVDPSLPLTVRDVVAMARYPRLGLFRRPGADDRTTVEAAMDRLEISDLAGRQIHQLSGGQRQRAFVAQGLAQDSPTLLLDEPLTGLDVRSRSIITSVIDDEHAKGRTVITTTHNFEDAGRCEQVLLLATRFVAFGPPDEVFTEDNLRTAFGGRFVRVGDALILDDPHHDHGH; the protein is encoded by the coding sequence GTGTCTGCCGCCGCCGTACTCACCGACGTCCACGTCGACTACGGCTCGATCCACGCGGTCGGCCCGCTCTCGCTCGAGGTCGAGGCCGGTTCGTCGGTGGCGATCATCGGCCCGAACGGTTCCGGCAAGTCGACCCTGCTCAAGGTCATCGCCGGCGTGATCGATCCGACGAGCGGATCGTGCGAGACGTTCGGGGCGACGCCGGCGATCGTGCTGCAGTCGACCGACGTCGACCCGAGCCTCCCGCTCACGGTGCGCGACGTCGTCGCGATGGCGCGGTATCCGCGGCTCGGCCTGTTCCGCCGCCCTGGCGCCGACGACCGCACGACGGTCGAGGCAGCCATGGATCGTCTGGAGATCAGCGACCTGGCCGGGCGCCAGATCCATCAGCTGTCGGGCGGCCAGCGTCAGCGGGCCTTCGTCGCCCAGGGCCTCGCCCAGGACTCGCCGACGCTCCTCCTCGACGAACCGCTCACCGGCCTCGACGTGCGGTCACGTTCGATCATCACCAGCGTCATCGACGACGAGCACGCGAAGGGCCGCACGGTCATCACGACCACGCACAACTTCGAGGACGCTGGGCGCTGCGAGCAGGTGCTCCTCCTGGCGACCCGGTTCGTCGCCTTCGGTCCGCCCGACGAGGTCTTCACCGAGGACAACCTCCGGACGGCGTTCGGGGGCCGCTTCGTTCGCGTCGGCGACGCGTTGATCCTCGACGATCCGCATCACGATCACGGGCACTGA
- the aztB gene encoding zinc ABC transporter permease AztB, whose protein sequence is MVLDAFEPAFMQRALVGALLAVVATSLVGTWVVLRGLSFLGDALAHGVIPGIALAVLWGFNPVIGALVAAAVMGILISVVTSRTRIREDASIGLLFVGMLSLGIVIVSKARSFATEVTALLFGDVLGVSRDDIRAQMIGAAVVVIATVVLYRPFLALTFNRMKARSLGMRPTAAHVAMLVLIAISIVTSFQAVGTLLVFGLLVGPPATASLLTNRVPVMMIVSMVFGAVAVVAGLTISFHYGTAGGATMAGLSVAQFFVVLAGVEIIRAVREYRHARLA, encoded by the coding sequence ATGGTCCTCGACGCCTTCGAGCCGGCGTTCATGCAGCGTGCGCTGGTCGGCGCATTGCTCGCCGTCGTGGCGACCTCGCTCGTCGGGACCTGGGTCGTGCTCCGCGGACTGTCGTTCCTCGGCGATGCCCTCGCCCACGGCGTGATCCCGGGCATAGCGCTCGCCGTCCTCTGGGGTTTCAACCCGGTGATCGGAGCGCTCGTCGCCGCGGCGGTCATGGGCATCCTGATCTCGGTCGTGACGTCCCGCACCCGAATTCGTGAGGATGCCAGCATCGGTCTGCTGTTCGTCGGGATGCTGTCGCTCGGCATCGTGATCGTCTCCAAGGCGCGCTCGTTCGCCACCGAGGTCACCGCCTTGCTGTTCGGTGACGTGCTCGGCGTGTCGCGCGACGACATCCGCGCACAGATGATCGGCGCGGCGGTCGTCGTGATCGCGACCGTTGTGCTCTACCGCCCGTTCCTCGCGCTCACCTTCAACCGCATGAAGGCTCGGTCGCTCGGCATGAGGCCGACGGCGGCGCACGTCGCCATGCTCGTCCTGATCGCGATCAGCATCGTCACCAGCTTCCAGGCCGTCGGCACGCTGCTGGTCTTCGGCCTCCTGGTCGGGCCGCCGGCCACCGCCTCGCTGCTCACCAATCGGGTGCCGGTGATGATGATCGTGTCGATGGTGTTCGGTGCGGTCGCCGTCGTGGCCGGACTGACGATCAGCTTCCACTACGGGACCGCCGGCGGCGCCACGATGGCCGGATTGAGTGTCGCTCAGTTCTTCGTCGTCTTGGCCGGTGTGGAGATCATCCGCGCCGTTCGCGAGTATCGCCACGCACGACTCGCCTGA
- a CDS encoding CobW family GTP-binding protein: MTAPYQEPEFLPWDGRRVPITFVGGYLGAGKTSAINEVLTVADRPIAVVVNDAGAINLDARLIKGCDGDAIELTDGCVCCTSIDDMGAALDTIRARPEPPDHLVIELSGIAEPDNVTPWGRSAGFILDGVVTVVAADQLLDDDMPRWVRLHLEAQIGAADLLVLTKTDLVDPGDASEARSRLSALAPDIPIVDGSRDRREPGALGRFIAIGGHRDSDPSGVPGPTLFDLHQTHSVPIDGPMTRTAVDDLVASLPDRFDGRTIARAKAIIELVDGDTTRPALVQKVGPRWEVTDLFANEPSQPTDLVVITVDRDV, from the coding sequence ATGACCGCGCCCTACCAGGAGCCCGAATTCCTGCCGTGGGACGGACGGCGCGTCCCGATCACGTTCGTGGGCGGCTACCTGGGCGCGGGCAAGACCAGCGCCATCAACGAGGTGCTCACCGTCGCCGACCGTCCGATCGCCGTCGTCGTCAACGACGCCGGGGCGATCAACCTCGACGCCCGGCTCATCAAGGGCTGCGACGGCGATGCGATCGAGCTGACCGACGGATGCGTGTGTTGCACGTCGATCGACGACATGGGCGCAGCGCTCGACACCATCCGCGCCCGCCCCGAGCCACCCGACCACCTCGTGATCGAACTGTCCGGCATCGCCGAGCCGGACAACGTCACCCCATGGGGCCGGTCGGCCGGCTTCATCCTCGACGGCGTCGTCACCGTCGTCGCCGCCGATCAACTGCTCGACGACGACATGCCCCGCTGGGTCCGGCTCCACCTCGAGGCCCAGATCGGCGCCGCCGACCTCCTGGTGCTCACCAAGACCGACCTCGTCGATCCGGGCGACGCGTCGGAGGCACGGTCACGACTGAGTGCGCTCGCACCGGACATCCCGATCGTCGACGGCAGCCGAGATCGACGGGAGCCGGGGGCGCTCGGACGCTTCATCGCCATCGGCGGACACCGAGACAGCGACCCGAGCGGGGTGCCCGGACCGACGCTGTTCGACCTCCATCAGACCCACTCGGTGCCGATCGACGGACCGATGACGCGAACGGCCGTCGACGATCTGGTCGCCTCGCTGCCCGACCGCTTCGACGGCCGGACCATCGCGCGGGCGAAGGCGATCATCGAACTGGTCGACGGCGACACCACCCGACCCGCGCTCGTCCAGAAGGTGGGTCCACGCTGGGAGGTCACCGACCTCTTCGCCAACGAGCCCTCGCAGCCGACCGACCTCGTCGTGATCACCGTCGACCGCGACGTCTGA
- a CDS encoding 2'-5' RNA ligase family protein, whose translation MGSDGPEQGVTNEVSHERLPRAVSETAIVVVVPEAEALLERYRRRRPDHEDPAIPAHVTVLFPFRPTVDEADVELIGECAAAVPTFDVTFARTSAFPVGLVYLVPDPVEPFLELTEVLASAFPDTPPYGGLFDEVIPHLTVAADLEPAEVIALRDELVGEPPIEATVTHIALLRHDPAEGWRAEHIWPLGPASPRLD comes from the coding sequence ATGGGATCGGACGGCCCCGAACAGGGTGTGACGAACGAGGTGTCGCACGAACGGCTCCCACGTGCGGTCTCCGAGACGGCGATCGTCGTGGTCGTCCCCGAGGCGGAGGCGCTGCTCGAGCGGTATCGGCGACGTCGACCCGACCACGAGGACCCGGCGATTCCGGCGCACGTCACCGTGCTGTTCCCGTTCCGGCCAACGGTCGACGAGGCCGACGTGGAGTTGATCGGGGAGTGTGCTGCGGCGGTACCGACCTTCGACGTGACGTTCGCCCGGACGTCGGCGTTCCCGGTCGGGCTCGTCTACCTCGTGCCCGACCCCGTCGAACCGTTCCTCGAACTGACCGAGGTGCTCGCTAGCGCGTTTCCGGACACACCGCCGTACGGCGGCCTGTTCGACGAGGTCATTCCACACCTCACCGTCGCCGCCGACCTCGAGCCGGCCGAGGTGATCGCGCTGCGGGACGAACTCGTCGGGGAACCGCCGATCGAGGCCACGGTCACGCACATCGCGCTGCTGCGCCACGATCCTGCCGAGGGATGGCGGGCCGAGCACATCTGGCCGCTCGGGCCGGCGTCACCGCGGCTGGATTGA
- a CDS encoding metal ABC transporter substrate-binding protein: MRKLMTKANVAIVASAGLVLAACGSDDDTADEPAAETETSDDAAADTAATDEPADQASGELPTIVVTTNILGDVVSNAVGDAAEVVTIMPVGADPHSFQASAQEIDVLMSADALIVNGGSLEESLLDVIESAEADGVPTFEALSAVETIEFGEGAHDEDEDHAHDEDEDHAHDEDEDHAHDEDEDHAHDEDEDHAHDEDEEGHDDHDHDHSGDDPHFWTDPMRMAAAVDGIVVFLQETVEFADPAAVDASAEAYVAELTALNDEIEALVAEVPEDGRKLVTNHEAYGYFADAYGFEQIGAVVPSGSTVDGTSGGELAELVELVEAEGVPAVFSDNTASDELIQVLAEEAGGVEVVELLSGSLTEPGTEGDNYLDMQRVNAERISGALS, encoded by the coding sequence ATGCGGAAGCTCATGACCAAGGCGAACGTCGCCATCGTCGCCTCGGCGGGCCTCGTCCTCGCGGCCTGCGGCTCGGACGACGACACCGCCGACGAACCGGCTGCCGAGACCGAGACGTCGGACGACGCCGCTGCCGACACAGCTGCGACCGACGAGCCCGCTGACCAAGCGTCCGGCGAACTGCCGACGATCGTCGTGACGACCAACATCTTGGGCGACGTGGTCAGCAACGCCGTCGGCGATGCGGCCGAGGTCGTCACGATCATGCCGGTCGGTGCCGATCCACACAGCTTCCAGGCGTCGGCCCAGGAGATCGACGTCCTGATGAGTGCCGACGCCCTGATCGTCAACGGTGGTTCGCTCGAAGAGAGCCTGCTCGACGTGATCGAGTCGGCCGAGGCCGACGGCGTCCCCACCTTCGAGGCGCTGAGCGCCGTCGAGACGATCGAGTTCGGCGAAGGCGCCCATGATGAGGACGAGGATCACGCCCATGATGAGGACGAGGATCACGCCCATGATGAGGACGAGGATCACGCCCATGATGAGGACGAGGATCACGCCCATGACGAGGACGAGGATCACGCCCATGACGAGGACGAGGAGGGTCATGACGATCACGATCACGACCACTCCGGTGACGACCCGCACTTCTGGACCGACCCGATGCGGATGGCAGCCGCCGTCGACGGCATCGTTGTCTTCCTGCAGGAGACCGTCGAGTTCGCCGACCCGGCCGCCGTCGACGCATCGGCCGAGGCCTACGTCGCAGAGCTGACCGCGCTGAACGACGAGATCGAGGCACTGGTCGCCGAGGTGCCCGAGGACGGCCGCAAGCTCGTCACCAACCACGAGGCCTACGGCTACTTCGCCGACGCCTACGGCTTCGAGCAGATCGGCGCAGTCGTCCCGTCCGGCTCGACCGTCGACGGCACGAGCGGCGGCGAACTCGCCGAACTCGTCGAGCTGGTCGAGGCCGAGGGCGTCCCGGCCGTCTTCTCCGACAACACCGCGTCGGACGAATTGATCCAGGTGCTCGCCGAGGAAGCCGGCGGCGTCGAGGTCGTCGAGCTGCTGTCCGGGTCGCTGACGGAGCCCGGCACCGAGGGCGACAACTACCTCGACATGCAGCGGGTGAACGCCGAGCGCATCAGCGGCGCACTGAGCTGA
- a CDS encoding putative zinc-binding metallopeptidase, translating to MGILGMSRLAWAGRPRVLSPRAGSTPRTEPTGSRSVHESPPILFSTRLPPTGTGWIEIRTPTSCSSRSAGEHDDHGSGCALMRVFHCDRCEAVLAFDAHECAGCRATVGYVPGDRRPRVLQASTDPSVFHLDAPGDRSERPMWRCLNAAWGCNWMLPVDSGETWCRSCRLTRGRPDTGRPDAIAAWATVEAAKRRLIHQLDEFALPIEIDSASMPDGLVFDLVYLPGEGGITGHLDGLVTLDLAEADDGHRDGLRRRLGEQFRTVIGHLRHEIGHYYWLRLVGQSNDIGVFRRLFGDERDDYRVAVDAYYAGASSTWDRARFVTGYASSHPLEDWAETFAHYLHIVDAVDTAAAHDLVPADRAGMLVTDAVATLPFADILDAWRPISAAVNAIAETVGAPAVYPFEPAGAVVDKLTFVHDQVAAHTKRDRFYANE from the coding sequence ATGGGCATCCTTGGGATGAGTCGCCTCGCTTGGGCAGGACGGCCGAGAGTGCTGTCGCCCCGTGCAGGCTCGACGCCTCGGACCGAGCCGACAGGTTCGAGGAGCGTTCATGAATCACCACCCATCCTGTTCAGCACTCGACTTCCGCCGACAGGCACGGGGTGGATCGAGATCCGGACGCCGACGTCGTGCTCGTCGAGGTCGGCCGGCGAGCACGATGATCACGGTTCGGGCTGTGCGCTGATGCGCGTCTTCCACTGTGACCGCTGCGAAGCGGTGCTGGCGTTCGACGCGCATGAATGTGCCGGCTGTCGAGCCACGGTCGGATACGTCCCGGGGGACCGGAGGCCTCGCGTACTCCAGGCGTCGACCGATCCGTCTGTGTTCCATCTCGATGCGCCTGGTGACCGGAGCGAGCGCCCGATGTGGCGTTGTCTCAACGCAGCCTGGGGCTGCAACTGGATGCTTCCCGTGGATTCGGGAGAGACCTGGTGTCGCTCGTGCCGGCTGACGCGAGGACGCCCGGACACCGGCCGGCCCGATGCGATCGCCGCCTGGGCCACGGTCGAAGCCGCGAAGCGCCGCCTCATCCACCAACTCGACGAGTTCGCCCTGCCCATCGAGATCGACTCGGCGTCGATGCCGGATGGGTTGGTGTTCGACCTCGTGTACCTCCCGGGCGAAGGCGGGATCACCGGCCACCTCGACGGCTTGGTCACACTCGATCTCGCCGAGGCCGATGACGGTCATCGGGATGGCCTTCGGCGGCGGTTGGGCGAGCAGTTCCGAACCGTCATCGGTCATCTCCGACACGAGATCGGTCATTACTACTGGCTCCGACTCGTCGGTCAGAGCAACGACATCGGTGTGTTCCGCCGGCTGTTCGGCGACGAGCGAGACGACTACCGCGTCGCGGTCGATGCCTACTACGCGGGGGCATCGTCCACGTGGGATCGAGCACGGTTCGTGACCGGCTATGCCAGCTCTCACCCACTCGAAGATTGGGCGGAGACGTTCGCGCACTACCTGCACATCGTCGACGCAGTCGACACCGCAGCCGCCCACGATCTCGTGCCGGCGGATCGCGCTGGCATGCTGGTCACCGATGCGGTCGCGACACTTCCCTTTGCCGACATCCTCGATGCGTGGCGACCGATCAGCGCTGCGGTGAACGCCATCGCCGAGACGGTCGGCGCGCCGGCCGTCTACCCGTTCGAGCCTGCGGGAGCGGTGGTCGACAAGCTCACCTTCGTCCACGACCAGGTCGCAGCGCACACCAAACGGGATCGGTTCTACGCGAACGAGTGA
- a CDS encoding LPXTG cell wall anchor domain-containing protein: MGDQRVRRAASAAMAAAVLLVINPAVGVATAPDETVASTATTQPVDTSPPTTPDTTVPVDTTAPGGLIGVDGTGSADATTITWIGIIAALVLIAVAAWWMLRRHEHDDGPPHPNDDWPTTSEVI; this comes from the coding sequence ATGGGTGATCAACGGGTTCGACGGGCGGCTTCGGCGGCCATGGCGGCGGCGGTACTGCTGGTCATCAACCCGGCGGTCGGTGTCGCCACGGCCCCCGACGAGACGGTCGCGTCGACCGCCACGACCCAGCCGGTCGACACCTCGCCACCGACGACACCCGACACGACGGTGCCGGTCGACACCACGGCGCCCGGCGGGTTGATCGGCGTCGACGGCACGGGTTCGGCCGACGCGACCACGATCACATGGATCGGCATCATCGCGGCGCTCGTGCTGATCGCCGTGGCGGCATGGTGGATGCTCCGGCGCCACGAACACGACGACGGCCCGCCCCACCCGAACGACGACTGGCCCACCACCTCCGAAGTCATCTGA